Within Halonatronomonas betaini, the genomic segment ATCCAGTTCAGTCAGGTCAACACCATCAATCTCGATTGACCCAGCTGTTGGTTTTTCCAGTAAATTCAATAAGCGGATCAGAGTACTCTTGCCGGCCCCACTGGGACCAATAATCCCAAAGATCTCACCGCTATTTACTTTCAAATTTAAATTCTCTATCGCCCTGATAATATCGCCTTTATCGTTTTTATATTCCTTATCTAAATTTCTGATTTCGATCAACTTATCCACCATCCTTAAAAAAGATATATAATATAAAAAAGCTGCTCAAATCAATGAGCAGCATCCCTGAAATAGAAAAATCCTCAAAAGAGAGGATTTATTATAACCTCTCATCTCTCATCTCCATATGGAGATGCAGGAGTTAGCACCTTCTCCTTTAATTAAATAATTAAAGGTAGGTTGCCGGGCATCGCAGGGCCAGTCCCTCCGCCGCTCTTGATGAAAACAATTATTCAATTTGATAACTATCATAACATTAGAGTACTAAACTGTCAAGAAAAACAATTTATTATTTGACTCACAAAGTTTAATCTGTTAATATACCAACATAAAATAATATTTTAAACAAAGCTAATTCTTGTTTTTTAAAGGACTCAATGAATAGAGTTCAATACATTAAGGAATAGAGTTCAATACATAAAGAAAGGATTGATAATATGTCCAAAATAAGTGAATCAACCCATCAAATTAAGGGCAAGGAGATTAAAATTACTAATGCCAGACCAGAAGATGCAGAAGAACTCCTGAATTATATGAAACAGGTCTTTGGCGAGACAGAATTTCTTCTCAGAGAACCAGAGGAGTTCGAGATGACCGTTGAAGAAGAAAAGGAATTTCTTAAAAATATGAATCAGTCAGAAAATAATATCTTTATTATAGCCAGGGTTGGTGGCAGGATCGTGGGCAACCTTGGCTTTACAGGGAGCGAACTTAACCGGTATTGCCATCAGGGAGAGTTTGGCATGTCAGTCCTTAAAGAATACTGGGGTCATGGTATTGGCAGCCTGCTAATGGAAACTCTGATAAAATGGGCCAGAGAAAATAGTATAACAAGAATCTCTCTCAGGGTAGATGAAAATAATCAGCGGGGCAGAAAACTCTATGAAAAGTTTGGGTTTCAGCAGGAAGGTATTCTAAGAAATAAGAAAAGATTAGCTGATGGCACTTACCGGAATGAAATTGTTATGGCCCGCCTATTTAATTAAATTAAGGGTGTTTTAAAATGTTAAAAAATAAATTATTACTAATCTCTATCACATTAATACTAATCTCTGTAACATTTTTGACAGTCTCAGTAGAGGCTGAAAATGGCAATATAAAGCATGATCAGTTTCATGTTCAATTTGAGCAAAACCTAAAAGAATTAGTTGATTTTTACAATATTCCAGGGGCAGCAGTCGCTCTAATTAGCGGCAATCAGCTAACCTGGACAGGCCATTTTGGCTATGCCGATCTTGCAGAAAATAGACCGGTAACAGCTCAGACCCTTTTCAGGGCAGAATCCATTACAAAATCAATGACTGCCAGACTTATTATGACACTAATAGAAACTGGAGAAATTACTCTGGATGATCCTGTTGCTCAATATCTAACTCGCTGGGAGTTTCCAGAATCTAGCTATAATCATGAAGAAGTTACCATCCGGAGATTGTTAAATCATAGCGCAGGTATTACTGGAGGCTCTGATTATCTCCATCCTGGGGCAAAAGTACATCCAATTGAAGAAGTTCTTGCAGGCGAGCATGGCCTGCGGAGAGCTGAACTGGTCAGAGAGCCAGGCTCAGCCTTTGAATATTCCAATCAGGGATTTATGCTGTTAGAAATGCTGGTTGAAGAGCTCACTGATCAGGATTATGAGTCCTATTTTAACCAGAATATCCTGGAACCTGCAGGGGTAGATGGCTATTTCTCAGTAGATGAGCAGGTTAAATCCAGGCTGGCCACCAGTTATCATGTTGATGGTGAACCGGTGCCCCATTATGTTGATAATTTCAAGGGAGCAGGGGGGCTTCTAATAACTACAGAAGATTTAGCCCGGCTTATAGCTGAAGGTAGTCATCCAGAATTGTATGATTCCAATGTAGAACCTACAGGGTTTTATGGGCTGGGAGCAGATATCTCGGCTCTGGGCCATTTTATCGAGTATCATAATGGCGAGAAAGATAACGAGAAGGCAGTCTTTCATGGCGGTGAAGGCACAGGCTCTTTAGGCAAGTATTATATTTTTCCTGAGAGAGGGGAAGGTATTGTTGTATTAACCAATAGCAAAGCCAGCTGGCCATTTCTCTTTGAAGTCTTAAACCAATGGACAGAACTAAAAGACCTGCCTCAGCCAGAAATGGCAGGCCTATTTTTCAATATAGTTACTGGCTTAAATATATTATTAGCACTTATTATTATTACAGCCCTGCTTATTTTAACTAAAATAACTAAAGGGCTCATTTTAAAAGAAAAATGTTTTAAACTTAAAGCCCTTAAAAACAAAAAGAACTTATTATTGATTATATCTGTAATCGCAATCATGGCAGCCTGGTGGTATTTAGGGGAAGTTGTGGTCACCAATCTATTGCCAGTTAGATATAATAGGTTAGGTATAGGGCTTGGTTTTTTAAGTTTAATATTAATCTTAAAGGCGTGTATATCAGATATTAAAAGGTCAGAATAATATCTTAAGTCACCGATCCCCGCTCTTTAGTAACCTCTTCAAACCGTTCCTGATTAATAATATCAGCCAGTATCTCAACAGCATTATAAAGATCCTCAAAAGAAATATATAATGGCGAAGGAGCAAACCGAATCGTATCAGGTTCCCTGAAATCAACGATTACCCCGGCTTCTTTTAAAGCCTTGCTAATCCTGTAAGCTTCTCGCTCAAATTTTACAGCAATATGCCCGCCCCGTCTGCTGTCATCTTCAGGAGTTACAATAGAATAATTGACAGTTTCAGTATCTAACTTTTCAGCCATCAGATAGGCCAGATAAGAAGTCCGATTTAATGATTCTTCACGAACCTTCTCAATGCCAATTTCATTAATCATATCCAGTGAGCTGAATAAAGGTGCAGAACTTAAGATTGGCAGAGTGCTTATCTGCATCGCTCCGGCATCTTCAGCCGGGGTAAATTCATGGCTCATTTCAAATTGAGTCTCCTTATCATGGCCCCACCAGCCAGCCAGGCCAGGTTTTCTGTCAAAATGCTTTTTATTAACATAAAGACCACCAACAGCGCCAGGTCCAGCATTTAAATACTTATAATTACACCATAGAGCAAAGTCAACTCCGGCGCCACTTAAATCATGAGGCAGAATTCCAACAGAATGGGCCAGGTCAAAGCCGATTAAAATCCCATGTTCATGGGCAGCCTCTGTCAGCTTCTTAACATCAAGCAATTGACCACTTTGATAGAGAACAGTCGGAAGCAGGGCAATCGCTATTTCATCATTAAAGGCAGCAATAATGTCTTCCTCTTCAAGAGTTCTACCATCTCTGCTCTCAACAACAACTAGCTCAGATTCATTGCCGTGCTGGGCCAGCTGGCTCTTAACAGCATAAATATCGCTAGGAAAGTTCAACTCATCAACTAAAATTTTCTTTCGCCTGCCTTCAGGCTGATAAAAACTGGCCAGCAATTGATGAATATTTAATGTAGTCGAGCCAGTAACTATCGTCTCCTCAGGTTCGGCACCAATCAATGGAGCAGTCATATCCCCTAACTTCTCGCCATACCAGAACCAGGCCGGCTCACCTTTAGTCCAGCCCTCAACACCATGCTCCCGCCATTCATCTAAAGCTCTCATAATCTCTTTTTCAGCAGATTTAGATAATAAGCCCAGCGAATTCCCAACCAGATAAATTCTATCATCATCCTGATAAAATTTCTCTTTATATGCCAGCATTTCATTGTCTTTATTTAAGTCCCTTGCAAACTGGATATCTGGTTTATATTTCATTATTTAGCCCCCTTCAGTAGTTATATTTATTATATCTTATTATCAATATTCAGACAAATAAATATTGCTGGCAGTTATCGAAGTTTTAAGTTACAATATAATTAAGAGCCAAATAGAGGAGGAGATTAAATGAGATTATTAAATAAAAACTCCATAATAATTCTTGCAATTTCATTTGTATTAATCACAACTTTAACTATTGATATCCAGGCCAGCAACCCAGATCTGGAAATCCCGATTAATTTAACCTACAGTGAAGAGTTAATCCTATCACCAGGCCATACAGTTAAAGTTATGCTGGTTGACCAGTCAGCCAGTGAGCAAGAAGATACTATAATTGCCAGTCAGGAATGGCGGCCAGAAGATCAATTTCCTTTGGAAACTACTCTGAATCCAGCCAGCACCCTGATAGAAGTTAATGAGAATTACATGCTCGTAGCTGTCATTAAATCAGAAAACCAGATGCCTGTCTTAAAGGGTACCGTGAAAATACCAGGCTATCATTTAATAATAGGTAGCCAGGTTGATCTAACAGTCAAGCAACCAGTTGAAAAATTTCATGTTTTCAAGACTGAAAACGCTGAAGACAACTATCTGGCCATGAATTTCTTTGGAGAAGTCGCCCAGTTTATTTATAAAGGGCAGAGTCATATTTTGCCCCAATTAATATCTGCTTCAGGAGCAAGATATGGAAATAATGAGATAGTAGCCTGGAATAAGGGAGAAGAATTAATGATCAACTATCAGGAAGATGAGTTCCCAGCCTTTCATCTCGAGTTTGACAGTATAGACCCAGAAACTTTTACCTTTACAGCCAGAGGCCAGGAGCCAGGCTGGCAGTTAGAGGTCACTGAAGAAGAGGTAATCTTAGATTTTGATTATGCTATGAATCAGTTAAAAATAGATAGAGATTATGTTAGAGTCGAAAGAGAAGAAGATAAAATTATTTATTCAGTTATGTCCAGCTTCTTTGATTTAGAAATTATAATAACCAATGAACGCCATTTTGATATAATGAGCGGCGAGTTATACCTGTATACAGCAGAAATAAAATCAAATGGGCAGCGTCAAAACGGCGGGGCTATAAGGATTATAAGGAAAAATATTTAAATAATAACTTTTACTAATATCCCTTGACAGCCTCTAGCAGCCATAATATAATAGAGATAACAATAAAACATAGTAATGCACTTAACTTTATAAGTTATATAAGATTATAAGCAAAAGAGGTGTTTAAGATGGAAAAAGTGCATCAAATAATCAAGCGGACTGCTGTCGTCTTATTCGGGATATTTTTAATCAGCTCAGGTCTCTATTTCTTTTTAAACTCAGGACTGGGGCTAACCCCCTTTACAGTAATGGCTGAGGGTATTTCAAATACCCTGGGAATAAGTTTTGGCCAGGCAACTACTTTAATTAATATAAGCATTATCCTGGGTCTATTTATTCTCACAGATAGCAAGTTTGGGCCAGGAACAGTCCTTAATGCTGTCTTTTTAGGTATTTTTCTCGATCTAATCATCTGGATTTTTGGCAGTATTACAACAGATTTAATTTTCTTCCAGGTTTTAATGCTGGCAACAGCTATTTTATTAATTGGAGCCGGGATCGCCACCTATATATCAGTCGATATGGGTGAGGGGCCAATCGAAGCCCTGATGATATATATCAGAAGGAAGACCAATTTTTCCTTGAGATCAGTCAGAATGTCACTTGATTTCAGTTTCGGCTTAATTGGCTTTTCAATGGGAGCGACTCTGGGGATTGGAACAATAATAGCGGCAGCAACTATTGGTCCAGTAACTCAAAGAATGGCTAGATTAATAAAATCATAAAATAAAATATGAGGCTCTAAATATAAATTTATTTAGTAATAATTGAGAAAGCAGGTCATTTTATTGGCCTGCTTTTTTAAATAACCTCAAATTGTAAAATCCTAACTTAATTGAAACTGACAGCTATGTTATAGTATAATAGTCAGGGTAGCACTATAAAATAGCTATCAAAAAACATAATTACACTAGTATGGTTTAAACTTTTTCAAAAATATAGTATAATATAAATTGAGGAAAATATGTAATGCTCAAAGAAGCTTTGACAAACAACAGGAGGTTTCTATGAAAGATAAATTACAGGTTGGTCTGGACGTTGGTTCTACTACAGTTAAATTAGTTATCTTAAATGCCTGGACCCAGATAGTTTATAAAAAATATACCAGACATTTTTCTAATGTCAGGAAGGCTGTTAGAAAGTTACTGACTGAAGCAGCCGATATCCTTGATGATTCAAGGATAAGCGTTACTATTACCGGGTCCGGTGGTATGGGTATCGCAGAAAAGCTTGAGATTCCATTTCTGCAGGAAGTAGTAGCCTGTAGCAATGCTGTTAAGGAGATGATTCCTGAAACAGATGTCTCTATTGAGTTAGGTGGAGAAGATGCCAAGATCACCTATTTCGGCGATGCAGTAGAACAGCGGATGAATGCCGCCTGTGCTGGAGGTACAGGAGCTTTCATCGATCAAATGGCTTCATTAATGGAGACAGATGCAGCCGGGCTTAATGAACTTGCTAAAAATGGTGAGAATATCTATTCTGTAGCCGCCCGTTGCGGTGTTTTCGCAAAATCAGATGTCCAGTCATTATTAAATGATGGAGCTGCCAGGGAAGATATAGCACTCTCAATCCTTCAGGCAGTCGTCAATCAGACAATAAGTGGCCTGGCCCAGGGCCGGCCAATCAGAGGAAAAGTTGCCTTTTTAGGTGGCCCACTCTATTTCATGCCAGAATTAAGAAAAAGATTTATAGATACATTAAAATTAAAAGAAGATGAAATTTTTGCACCAGATGATGCCCATTATTTCGTGGCTTTAGGAGCAGCTTTAGATAATCAAGAACAAAAAGAATTTAGCTTTTCAACCCTGCTAAAAGATATTTCAGAGCTTCCTCCAGAAAGACTGGGTAAAGACAAGGTACTGGATCCTTTATTTGAAAGCGAAGAGGAGTATAATAAATTTAAAGAACGCCATGCCGGTCATGAAGTAGAAAAAGGCGATTTACAGAACTATCAAGGCTCAGCCTTTTTAGGGATTGATGCCGGTTCCACAACAACTAAAGTGGTCCTGATTGATGAAGATGGCAAACTGCTATATTCATATTATAGCGGTAATCTAGGTGATCCTTTAAAAACAACAAAAGATGCCTTACTTGACCTTTATTCAGAAATGAACCCTGAGATAACTATCTCAGGCTCAGCCGTTACCGGTTATGGAGAAGAATTACTTCAGAATGCCCTCCAGGTTGATATTGGAGAGGTTGAGACTGTTGCCCATTATACCGGGGCCAAATTCTTCTCGCCAGAAGTAGATTTCATCCTGGATATTGGTGGCCAGGATATGAAAGTCCTGGAGATAAAAGATGGCGTAATCGATTCAGTCATGTTAAATGAGGCCTGTTCATCAGGTTGTGGTTCCTTTATTGAAACCTTTGCTGATTCCCTTGAGTACAGTGTTGAGGAATTTGCCAGATTAGCAATAAAGGCAGATAATCCCTTA encodes:
- a CDS encoding GNAT family N-acetyltransferase encodes the protein MSKISESTHQIKGKEIKITNARPEDAEELLNYMKQVFGETEFLLREPEEFEMTVEEEKEFLKNMNQSENNIFIIARVGGRIVGNLGFTGSELNRYCHQGEFGMSVLKEYWGHGIGSLLMETLIKWARENSITRISLRVDENNQRGRKLYEKFGFQQEGILRNKKRLADGTYRNEIVMARLFN
- a CDS encoding serine hydrolase domain-containing protein, whose amino-acid sequence is MLKNKLLLISITLILISVTFLTVSVEAENGNIKHDQFHVQFEQNLKELVDFYNIPGAAVALISGNQLTWTGHFGYADLAENRPVTAQTLFRAESITKSMTARLIMTLIETGEITLDDPVAQYLTRWEFPESSYNHEEVTIRRLLNHSAGITGGSDYLHPGAKVHPIEEVLAGEHGLRRAELVREPGSAFEYSNQGFMLLEMLVEELTDQDYESYFNQNILEPAGVDGYFSVDEQVKSRLATSYHVDGEPVPHYVDNFKGAGGLLITTEDLARLIAEGSHPELYDSNVEPTGFYGLGADISALGHFIEYHNGEKDNEKAVFHGGEGTGSLGKYYIFPERGEGIVVLTNSKASWPFLFEVLNQWTELKDLPQPEMAGLFFNIVTGLNILLALIIITALLILTKITKGLILKEKCFKLKALKNKKNLLLIISVIAIMAAWWYLGEVVVTNLLPVRYNRLGIGLGFLSLILILKACISDIKRSE
- the kynU gene encoding kynureninase, whose amino-acid sequence is MKYKPDIQFARDLNKDNEMLAYKEKFYQDDDRIYLVGNSLGLLSKSAEKEIMRALDEWREHGVEGWTKGEPAWFWYGEKLGDMTAPLIGAEPEETIVTGSTTLNIHQLLASFYQPEGRRKKILVDELNFPSDIYAVKSQLAQHGNESELVVVESRDGRTLEEEDIIAAFNDEIAIALLPTVLYQSGQLLDVKKLTEAAHEHGILIGFDLAHSVGILPHDLSGAGVDFALWCNYKYLNAGPGAVGGLYVNKKHFDRKPGLAGWWGHDKETQFEMSHEFTPAEDAGAMQISTLPILSSAPLFSSLDMINEIGIEKVREESLNRTSYLAYLMAEKLDTETVNYSIVTPEDDSRRGGHIAVKFEREAYRISKALKEAGVIVDFREPDTIRFAPSPLYISFEDLYNAVEILADIINQERFEEVTKERGSVT
- a CDS encoding MliC family protein — protein: MRLLNKNSIIILAISFVLITTLTIDIQASNPDLEIPINLTYSEELILSPGHTVKVMLVDQSASEQEDTIIASQEWRPEDQFPLETTLNPASTLIEVNENYMLVAVIKSENQMPVLKGTVKIPGYHLIIGSQVDLTVKQPVEKFHVFKTENAEDNYLAMNFFGEVAQFIYKGQSHILPQLISASGARYGNNEIVAWNKGEELMINYQEDEFPAFHLEFDSIDPETFTFTARGQEPGWQLEVTEEEVILDFDYAMNQLKIDRDYVRVEREEDKIIYSVMSSFFDLEIIITNERHFDIMSGELYLYTAEIKSNGQRQNGGAIRIIRKNI
- a CDS encoding YczE/YyaS/YitT family protein, encoding MEKVHQIIKRTAVVLFGIFLISSGLYFFLNSGLGLTPFTVMAEGISNTLGISFGQATTLINISIILGLFILTDSKFGPGTVLNAVFLGIFLDLIIWIFGSITTDLIFFQVLMLATAILLIGAGIATYISVDMGEGPIEALMIYIRRKTNFSLRSVRMSLDFSFGLIGFSMGATLGIGTIIAAATIGPVTQRMARLIKS